Part of the Parambassis ranga unplaced genomic scaffold, fParRan2.1 scaffold_22_arrow_ctg1, whole genome shotgun sequence genome is shown below.
acatcattacagaccttactaggcctggtaaactacacacaagccacccagaaatatgcagacacacactatacacacctgccaacacacagacacacaaacatggattttcaaaataaaagaccctgcacaataacaggatatggctgacgtgtagattttcaaaataaaacacttaaacatgttttaacatgcattagggagtgtccccaacccaccccccacccccccacacacacacacacttacacagacacacactgattttcaaaataaaagcctctaattcattacacagctaactagcgctagccacccctacaaattatacatcaaatcgaccggctcggtcaggactactaccctctgaggtttggtagcgatcggataaacggtgtttgaaaaaatccagaaaaactgcgatcaaccctccccacaggcatcaaatcactgtcaaactttgaaggcatggcgtttgggcatgctttcacacagaaccttcattcaaagtgtaaaatgtagataaacattagacctctgacatattgagtccccatgtctgtgccactttttgttttgacaggcaagccacttaagctgacctaacccccctcataggaaataatgggaaactggtgagatccctgacaaaacccagctaactttggaagcctatcagtctggcatgcctctacacagaatattcatttcaactgcaaactgctcataagagttggataaggagttggactttatcatactgagtcctcatgttcatgtcttttaccaaacttcataaaatagcagccaaagtcacatccacatctttaggattcctccattcagaatgaatggagaagcttggggcctattaaaccttatataaaaccaatcagaaacactgtaaaagcatgaaatgtcatcagtggcatctttcacatctgccggtgatcaggaatgaggtttggtggtatataatggggcggaccggcagcagagtgtgggtgagcgcgcattggcccactcaaaaagtcttgtgaaattttctaggttatatatacaatagttatttgtattttctttcccgtttagttcttctgtccttatgttcctttctttggttgggattgttggtgcattatcattgagggtttttcctgtagaacagaccaaaagtccagttcatatgttcactgggccgaagcctctgtcataaaatcaataatgtcataatatgccaccagtactgttgtccacaggatgaaatcacacgtttaaaaatgattattatttatatatattcaacatttcaccacaagatggcagcaaacatggtcaaactctcaccaccctgtttgccagtgatctgtgtttttttattgcccatttctaaaatggcaagtgtgagtaagaaaaggaaggttgacagcgaaggccgaagtttcaggacaagtggaaatggaagaagaatgtgagggcaagacatcttgcacattgaaacctgtgttggagccagacctgccccctttactgcagctgagagcccagtctcttccttctcatcagaggtccctcgttaatcgcggggttacgttccaaaaataacccgcaaaaggtgaaatccgtgaagtgatgggctttattttttacagttattctagatgctttaaggctgtgaagccctcactacacactttatactcctttctctcctgttcaaacactgtcagagttcaaaccttcataaaaataagtccagtgttacagaatgaaaccaaagcacaaagcaaaataaaaggaaatataataactgaagattaaacaatggtttgtgaaatggaagttgtggcggctgcactaaaatgaatgataagttaatgtggtctgttcagagctgtcagtaaaagcttgtttaactggtttcggctgtcccgcctaacaaatgaagagattgcttccaaaacgctataaatccagaaaaaagtgttttctttccaaaaagggtttatatgaaacttctagttttcatataaaccctccgccatgacggttggaaagctgccccgtgattggttgaatggaaatgctgcattgtgctgaaaatcagggcgtttgtagcagattggggaaaaagggaagaagcggtgcagggaaacatggcggataacgtgttttgttactaattgattacaaactttaaacagagaccccgtgtgaaacttattttggtggtaactcgttttcttaaacagtggcgtttctcgccctaaccctaaccctaataatgctgctcacagctcagtgtctcagtgtcttcactcttcagtccatcagtccagtctgaccctttggatgagattctttgtgtctgagtcctgcctgcttttggactgtggagctgtttattcctgtgtttggaccttttcaaccctttgtggtctcttattggattttgtcttttgtctgctttggttgtctctgttatgtcccaggctgaggggaaacccacacacagcatgtctgcacctccccactcgtccccactctcagatcggcagctacacaggctggtttcagtgttaggctgcagttcatgaactcagagctgagcagtgcccaaacaaacacagagacactacaacacactaaagctccctaacaagagaaaaaaggaaaaccaatgacaaagctggaacctaaagctcctgctggggagtaataaactccagtaaacaccaaagaaatccaaccgccgaggctgcgctacaacagctctgatggactgatagaacactgactcatgcacaataacatgaggaaagaccgagtcaaacttacacttcctcagcccaggttttaacctctgctctccaccatgctccaccctgcaggaagaaacacagtcagaatgattttctaaccaacatgagtccaaactgctgatcaacatgaagcagagttcctcagtttgtcagagacacacaaacagactgaaactcatctgtgtcgactccagaagagtctctcctgatctgctctgtgtttattcatgtcctccattctgtgaaatattgctctctgtcagtgctttactgtaaaatcctcttcatgcagcaacagtgtaggtttgatctcagcattgtgcatttatccaaagcagcaaacaagccacactgtctctgactgtttgttcctttcactctatatgcaaacacaagcctggttcacatgtgtcatggatggaagagtttctgacacacttcaaataaatacattcactcatgtctgtgtgtagtttttacagtgataatattgtagtgtctccctgctctctgtctctgactgaaggaactcctccttctaccattgtgttgttgtctcctctgaagcttcacatatggattgtttcaggaacatttgtttgtggaaataattcagtgattcttacagctgaggacattaataagtagggcatcattgtgcatttgatctgactgaaaatcagtctgtattttgatatgaagaacgtgtataaagaaaagtgaagttaacatgatggacacttaatgatggaggaagatgaacatcagggatcagtgattatttcttctctgcagtttcagtccatccatcaacagctgtggatatatgagctaaactgacagactgaggaggactcatgctctgtggtctctgtgtacctgagagtcttcagactacaatctggactgttgagtaaagcagacagcagctccactcctgagtctcctggatgattgtagctcaggtccagctctctcagataggaggggttggaggtcagagccgaggccagagaagcacagccctcctgtgtgatcagacaacctgacagactggaggaacaaaacatgtcatgaactcaagaagaaagaaggaaaatccaacagatcttcaacatgaacatgaagcagaatttaactgatgatcaaaaagctggatcctgacctgagagtctccagtctgcagtctggaccccctaatccgtgagacagctgcttcactcctgaatcctgcaggtcgttattatccagatccagctctctcagactagaggactgggagctgaggactgaggacagagcttcacagcttctctctgagaggttacagctgctcagtctgagaaaaaaaagattgaacacaaagtcagtgttttattgttcatataaaaatcaaccatgtttgaaatggttcataaatccacctacagaactttgttggaggctttgaccactggcagcagcctcagaagagcctcctctgaagcagagtatttcttcaggtcaaacacctccagaccttctgatgacagtaagatgaagaccagagctgaccactgagcaggagacagttcatctgtggagagacgtcctgatctcagggcctgttggatctcctccactagagaacgatcattcagttcattcagacagtggaacagattgatgcttctctctgcagacacattctcactgatcttctccttgatgtactggactgtttcctgattggtctgtgagctacttcctgtctgtgtcagcaggccccgtagaagagtctgattggtctccagtgaaagacccaggaggaagcggaggaacaagtccaggtgcccacttggactctgtaaggacttgtccacagcactctggtggaggtgttttagttcagCTTTGTGTCCAAAGACTTTAGACCACAGAggtgttcttttttgtttttccagcaggttgacagcagagctgatgaaggtcagatggacatgaagagcagccagaaactcctgaacactcagatggatgaagcagaacaccttgtcctggtacaggcctctctcctctttgaagatctgtgtgaacactcctgagtacactgaggctgctctgatatcgatgccacactctgtcaggtctgactcatagaagatcaggtttcctttctgcagctgatcaaaagccagttttcccagagactggatcatcttcctgctctctggactccactgtggatctgtctgagctcctccatcatacttgatcttcttcactttggtctgaaccaccaggaagtggatgtacatctcagtcagggtcttgggcagctctcctccctctctggtttccaacatgtcctccagaactgtagcagtgatccagcagaagactgggatgtggcacatgatgtggaggctccgtgatgtcttgatgtgggagatgatcctgctgacctgctcctcctccctgaacctcttcctgaagtactcctccttctgtgggtcagtgaaccctctgacctctgtcaccacgtccacacagtcaggagggatctgattggctgctgcaggtcttgtggtgatccagaggcgagcagagggaagcagcttccccctgatgaggtttgtcagcagcacatccactgaggtggactctgtgacatcagccaGGGTCttattgttgtggaagtccagaggaagtcgacactcatccagaccatcaaagatgaagaccacctggaggtgctgaaagctgcagattcctgcttctttgctttcagtgaagaagtgatgaacaagttccaccaagctgaactttctctctctcagcacattcagctctctgaaagtgaatggaaatgtgaactggatgtcctggttggctttgtcttcggcccagtccagagtgaacttctgtgttaggactgttttcccgatgccagccactccctttgtcatcactgttctgattggttcctgtcttccaggtgagcctttaaagatgccttctggtctgatgcttgtttctggtctgtgtgctttcctggatgctgcttcaatctgtctgacctcatgttcctcattgacctctgcagtccctccctctgtgatgtagagctctgtgtagatctggttcagaagggtcggctctcctgctttagcgatcccctcaaacacacactggaacttcttcctcaggttagacttgagtttacgtccacactctgcagcaggagttcctaaacaaacaataaatgtcattaataagtgaacgctacaataaatgtgtcaaataaatattttctgtctccatgaaatctgttcatcagttgtagacaaacagtttgtgttttcagtcagaagagttcacagatgtctgcatcatattaacagcagagtgtgtaaatgtaaacttcatttcctctttccatcatgttaaagctcttcaaatcctcttactgctctgcagacgctcagccagctcctcctgcttcatcctcctcaggaagtgcactgtgatctgcactaatgactctctgctgctcctctgctcttcatcctcctcatcctccctctgactctctgagcattctgggtaatctggactcaggagcttctggatcttcttcagctcatccttcacaaacctgacaatgttctcctccagcagctggaacagaacaacagagtataaactctcagactttgaggagcagaataacagtttagtgtttcatgatattacagcttatgttcatacatgtattacttgaatctacaacattagatatgaagtgttgtgtatgcacagctgctgtagttataagtattactaccacagttctgtctctgtgaatgcttgctcaggggtcaggctctgggtctctgtagagcaccaggactgttgtgttgtagttagaagctgtttgtactcaccataaatatggcgtcctgagcaggagtctgaacactgggttgctgcagtctgtgacagaaacatcagcatttaacaacacaatcacttcactaagtgttttgatgtgttttcactttaaacagatacacaacagtcaacagactggtgacaaacaagcattgttgtattaaaaaatgaaaactatcctgactccacactgttcagctgcatccagcaggtttgtattttgttcttcttcacatattctgctttaatggctgccagcacagctgtaagagttcagttaaatcttccactcatcatgtttctctttctttaacattaagcgatgtgcagcaggatgggtttgtaatgaatcgcagtcagacaatgttgcagtgtgatgatatagagtctatatcatcacactgcagacctttgttatttcctttacttaaagcctttagaaaccaccatgagatgataacatgacaacataaatacatactgatactttctattatacatctacaaacacagacctgcttatgggtcttttacagagccaagcagacccacatgatcattgaagaactctgctaagttacagaaacaggacttaaagtggtatcaacatttttgaaatgttcacttttcatggacacagagctggatcagtgtccatgatggccactacaagagactgaaaaactgttatcacacaatttatttgatcacaatttgaccaaattcaaccaaaaacaccgaagaacagaagccaccttaaagttctgcacaggctgtgttcaagtcagaataatcagcagtgtgaggtacgtgcaaaaatccaaaccaggaccctgggaatctgaggaggaggagacaaaacatagctgagctagacaacagaaaaatgcataaaccgctagcgattagcacaatgctaatttgcattgaaaacccataaggtcgctagcgctattagcgtcacacttttaacccgttttcttaaacttaaataacttaaagtgcctcctatgagcgcatgacgtaaggtaagggcttatgaaacataatacttacagacagatattctcagacgactaaaaaacatgtagcaggatgaaaaaacacagcagaaactttccacttggctctggaaccattatgctactacggaagcctcgtaggacaatctcaactcaaacatagaattttggctgactatagggggcagcacaataatatttacatacagtgtatgaatctatcatttatttaaatgttttattactgaaatgtctttccatactttgtttcagtgggctgcctttctagtacagtgaggcagatgtttaagtcatgtttatgcagacatatagaagattttaaatgattcatacactttgaagcagcactgtaaatatgcattactctgtgctacagatgctccaaaccatcaaccacctgcagagcaaacagacacatacaaccccaagagtccagcagagctcatcacagcatggagacacttccagagtgattcttacctttgatcatcagatggctgatcagctttgaattcAATGGGCCAATCCAtcgaccaatcacttttcatggacacacagctgggtccaggtccagcagagtctgctctcacatcctggatcctgagagaatcacaaacactgactctgagcttcttctggaaaaatgatgctgaacatcatgttacactttaaatgtttaataatgatggaaacaaactgcagctgtgacattaactctgacctttgaccctcagatggatcaacagctttgaaataAGGGGGATaatcctttgaccaatcactcttcatggacacacagctggcaggtccaggtccaggtccaggcccaggtccaggtccaggtccaggtccaggtccagcagagtgtgcagtgtgctgctgctttgttcttgaacacacagatgtgtgaataatgtgagtgtgagctctgacatggagaagagtcatggacagtcagagacggtcctcttacctctgagctttggtccggctctcatggtccccacacagagggcttttagagggagggactccctcctctctgtcctcacactgactcatagcagagctcacaccttcacacaaacacagcaacatgacacagaaacacacagtcagcatgttgttattgat
Proteins encoded:
- the LOC114430302 gene encoding NACHT, LRR and PYD domains-containing protein 12-like yields the protein MTPNPLAFSQSHLQRIANGSPPLASQKRKTKENIVRFVKDELKKIQKLLSPDYPECSESQREDEEDEEQRSSRESLVQITVHFLRRMKQEELAERLQSRTPAAECGRKLKSNLRKKFQCVFEGIAKAGEPTLLNQIYTELYITEGGTAEVNEEHEVRQIEAASRKAHRPETSIRPEGIFKGSPGRQEPIRTVMTKGVAGIGKTVLTQKFTLDWAEDKANQDIQFTFPFTFRELNVLRERKFSLVELVHHFFTESKEAGICSFQHLQVVFIFDGLDECRLPLDFHNNKTLADVTESTSVDVLLTNLIRGKLLPSARLWITTRPAAANQIPPDCVDVVTEVRGFTDPQKEEYFRKRFREEEQVSRIISHIKTSRSLHIMCHIPVFCWITATVLEDMLETREGGELPKTLTEMYIHFLVVQTKVKKIKYDGGAQTDPQWSPESRKMIQSLGKLAFDQLQKGNLIFYESDLTECGIDIRAASVYSGVFTQIFKEERGLYQDKVFCFIHLSVQEFLAALHVHLTFISSAVNLLEKQKRTPLWSKVFGHKAELKHLHQSAVDKSLQSPSGHLDLFLRFLLGLSLETNQTLLRGLLTQTGSSSQTNQETVQYIKEKISENVSAERSINLFHCLNELNDRSLVEEIQQALRSGRLSTDELSPAQWSALVFILLSSEGLEVFDLKKYSASEEALLRLLPVVKASNKVLLSSCNLSERSCEALSSVLSSQSSSLRELDLDNNDLQDSGVKQLSHGLGGPDCRLETLSLSGCLITQEGCASLASALTSNPSYLRELDLSYNHPGDSGVELLSALLNSPDCSLKTLRVEHGGEQRLKPGLRKYFCQLEVDTNSVNTNLKLSDNNRKVTYVEEEQPYPDHPDRFDWCPQLLCRNVLTGRCYWEVEWRGEVNISVSYRRIRRKGASDDCWFGENNQSWSLFCSDRGYYVCHNNRGTSISSSSVSHRAAVYVDCPAGTLSFYRVSSDTLIHLHTFSTTFTQPLHAGFR